CGTGACCGGTTATCTCCCAGGACATGCCGTGATTGTAGCCCAGGCGGGCGCTGGAGGCGGCTTGCGCGCGGCCCGATCCCGGGGACACCGAGGGTGAGTGGGGCGCGACGCCAACTTCGAGCATCTCAGTTCACACCGGTGTGAATGCGCTAATCGAGCGGCTATAATCAGGGGGCCAAGACGGGGATCCTCGATGATCCGGACGCTGCTGCTGCACCTCCTGCACTCGCTCGACCGTGTCCGGCGCAATCATGCGCTAGAACACGCGACCTTGCAGCTCCTCAATCGTTCTCACCCGCAGGCCCTGCTGATCGGCCGATCCGACCGCAAGGGATTCCTCCTGTACGGCGCAGTGCCGATCGAGGCTGCCGGCCTGGCCGTATTCGGCGCCCTGCAACGTCTGCGCGCCGGGGAGGCGCGCCTAGCCATTCATCCAAACTGCGGCACCAACCTGATCACCAGCGCCACCCTGGCCACGTTGGCGACCGCTCTCGCCCTGGGGGGCGCACGGGGTACCCGTCAGAGGCTGGAACGCATGCCGCTGGCGATCCTGGCCAGCCTGGCCGCCCTGCTCATCGCCCGTCCGGCCGGCCGGCTGGCCCAGCGCTATCTGACCACCCAAGCGGACATCGGCGGGCTGCAAGTGCTCTCCATCGAGCGTCTGGCCAGGCCGGGCCCGGTCATCCATCGCGTTCGCACCTCGGGCTGAGCCCTGATGGCCAAACCGAAGCCGACCGTCTACCTGCTCTACGGCGACGACCGCCTCGCCATGCAGGAGACCGTCGGCCGCCTGCGGGCCCAACTGGGGGACCCCGTCTCGGCGGAACTGAACTTCCAGCGCTTCAACGCCCGCAGCCTCGACCTCCCCGGATTGGAAGCAGCCTGCCTGGCCATGCCATTTCTGGCCTCCCGCCGGATTGTCGTGCTTGAGAACGCCGAGGCGCTGAAGAACTCCGGCGACGCCATGAAGCGGCTGATCCTCTGGCTCCCCCAGCTGCCAGCGACCACCGCCCTGGTGTTCCTGACGGACGTGGCCCTGGACAAGCGAGACGCCGACTCGGAGTTTCGCTCCGCCTCCCGCCTGCACAAATGGATCGTGGAGCACCCCGACTCTGCCTACGCCAAGGCGTTTCCTCTCCCGCGAGGGGATGCCTTCGAGCGCTGGCTGGGCGACCGGGCACGCCTGCATGGCGCCGAGCTGTCGCCGGCAGGCGCCCGACTCCTGGCAGAGTTCACCGCCGGCGATCCCCTGTCCGCCGACCTGGAGCTGGCCAAACTCGCTGACTATGTGGACCGACAGCGACCCATCGCACCGGAGGACATCGAAACCTTGAGCCCGTACCAGGCACAGACCGACATCTTCGCCATGGTCGATGCGATGGGCAACCGAGATTCCCCCGCCGCCTTAAGGCATCTCGACCGGATCCTCGCCAAGGAAGATGCCCGCTACGTGTTCCCCATGGTGGTCCGCCAGTTCCGGTTGATCTTGCTCGCTCACGACGCCAACGTTGTCGGAGTGCCCCCTCACGAGGCGCTGCGCACGCACCCCTTCGTCGCCCGCAAAGCCTCGGCCCAAGCCCGCAACTTCTCACGGCCCGACCTGGTGCGCATCTACCACCACTTGGTGGAGATCGATCTGAACTCCAAGAGCGGGCGCGAGGACCTCGCTCCCGCTCTCCACGGTCTCGTGGCTGGTCTTGCCGGCTGATTCTCGCTCGCGGTTCGGCTGGGCTTGACCGCTCCGCCTGGATGGCGCGCCCGTGCACTGCGGCGTTGGACCCTGCCCGAAGACCCTGCCCGAAGGCCCTGCTCAGAGACGTCTCCAGGCGGGGGCATTCAGCCGTGAGCGAGGCTGGCCTTCGCGACCTGCTGAATGGACTCGGTCCCGCTGCTCAGACCGATGAGGCGCGGGCGGCGGCCACCCCGAGCCACAGGTGGCCCGGAAGCACCGCCCGATGGGTCTGCAGCCGGATTGGCCCAAGCTGAGAGGGCGTTTCGCCCTCGGCAGTCGAAGGGTGCAGGAAGCACAGGTCCGGCTCCGCACCGTACTTGGCGCGGTAGTGGCTGGCTGCGCGTTGGACCTTCGAGGCCAGGTCGGTCCCGCGATCGGGGTCATACCACAGCATGCCAGTCGTCATTTCCATCCTCCCGATCCTCCGCTCTGGTTCGGCAGCACTCGCTCGATATGCCAGGTGCGCCGCTCATGATCCTGCGAGACGATACAGCGCAGGCCGTCAGCGGTCGTCAGGTGGTAGCGCCCCTGGCGAACCGCGCTCTGCATCCTTTCCAGCCGACGGACCACGTGCCGTTTGCCGCGCCAGGTGAACTCCGAAGGTAGGTCCATCGGACCTACCGACCGGACCCAGAGGCGTGCATGCAGCTGCAACCCGGTCATTGAGGCCTGCACGCCTCAGGCGACCCGCTCACGCCGGCCACCCAAGCCTGTTGCCGAATGTCTTCGAGGCAAGCCACCAGATCCCGCACGGGCAACCACATCGCCTGGATCGCTTGCACGCCGTCCCTGCCGAGGATGCGAAACCGGCCCGGAACCTCGCGGCCGCGGGCAAGCTGCATTCCGGCGGTAGGCGCGGGCTCGACCGCGCTCTTCGCAGGCGTGATCTGCAGGACGTGAACACCCACCGAGCCGCCGAACTGGCGCAGCCACGCCAGCCGGGATTCCAGCTCCGCGGTTCCGCCCCAGGCCGCCAGATCTTCGACGGCCACGACCATGCTCGGCGCCCGATCCAAGCCCAGCTGACGATGCCTGACTTCATCGGCCAGCCAATCTAGCAACGCCCGCGCCCGGCGCCGGTCGACCACGGGCTCCAGGCGGGCATGCGGCAGACGATCGATCATCCCCAGCTGGCATCCACTTGGATCGATCCCGACAACCCCGAGTGCCTGAGGCGAAGTGCTCCAGCATAGGGACACCAAGCAGGAACGCAGCAGCTCGGATTTGCCGCACCCGCGGGGACCTGAGATGCTCAGGTGGTCGGGCCTCCCCGCCCCCAGGCTGAACCGCCACGGAAGGCCATCGAGCGTCCGGCCGATCAGTGCCGTTCGGGGCTCGAGGAGGGAGTGTTGCAGGACAAGCCGCAGGGACTCAGCCGGCAGGGCATCCCGCAGGGACCGGCCCGAAGGCGGGCGGGGCGGGTGGATCACAGACTCCAGGTGGACCCGGCCTGTCGGCTCGAGCACCAAGTAGGGTTTCATTCGACCTGCTCCGTCGTGCAGAACGTTTGTTCTATTCTATAGAACATTTGTTTCCATGTCAAGAGCGGCTTGGCACCGGAAATGGGTCTCCCATGCGCTGTGCTACAATCGAATCTGGATGTCCAGCCAAGCCGAGACCGACGTCCGTCCCTCCCCGATTGCCGGGACCTGGTACCCGGACGATCCCACGATCCTTGCCCGCACCATTGACAGCCTGCTAGCGGCAGCCACCAATCCCCCCCTGCCGGGGACCGTGGTCGGCGTGATCGCGCCCCACGCAGGACACCGCTACAGCGGCGCCGTGGCGGCGCATGCCTTCCGCTGCCTCGAGGCCGAACGGCCCGAGGTCGTGGCGGTCGTCTCGCCGTTACACACCCCCCACCCCGCCCGCTTGCTGACAACTACCCACCAATCTTTTTGGACGCCTCTGGGGACGATCCCGGTGGCGCAGGATTTGCTCGGCCGGCTGGCCGAGCTCTTGCTGGCTGACTCGGCGATCCGCTTGGAGACCGTGGCCCACGACAGCGAGCATTCCCTGGAGATCGAGCTGCCCTTCTTGCAGCGCGCCCTCCGCCAGCCCTTCCGCCTGCTGCCTTTGATGGTGCGCGAACAAAGCCCTCGGGTTGCCGAAGCCGTGGGACGGGCCCTGGCAACCGTACTGTCTGGGACCCCGGCAGTCCTGGTTGGCAGCACAGATCTCTCACATTTCTTCCCTGCCGACGTGGCCCGCCGTCTCGACGCGGAGATGCTGACCCGCATCGCGGCCTTCGACCCTGTGGCCGTAATGGCGGCGGAAGACGAAGGCGTGGGATTTGCCTGCGGCCGGGCTTCGGCGGCCGCCGTCCTGTGGGCGGCCCGTCAGATGGGCGCCGACTGCGCCCGGATTCTGCGCTACGGCACTTCCGGCGATGTCACCCGCGACCAATCATCGGTAGTCGGATACGCGGCTGCCGCCATTTACCGCAGCACGGGCTAAGCGTCGGCCGGACTCGCGGTCCCGCCGGGGACGACCACAGGCTTCGAGGCCGCAAGGCGACACAGGACGATGCCAACGCAGCTCACTCAGGATATCCTTCAGCTTGCGCTCGTCGCTCTGCTCCTGATTGTCAACGGCTTCTTCGTGGCCGCTGAGATCGCCTTCGTCAGCATCCGCCGCACCCGGGTTGCCGAGCTGGCCGATCAAGGGGAGAAGCGCGCCCACTGGCTGCAGAAGGCGGCTCAGCATCCCGAGCGGTTTCTGGCGGCGGTGCAGCTTGGCGTGACGATGGCCAGCCTGGCCCTGGGCTGGGTCGCCCAGCCGGCGTTGGCCGGCCTGCTCAGTCCTCTGCGGGCGCTGCTGCCCGACAGCGTCGACGACGCCCTGGCCCACAGCCTTTCCGCCGCGGCCGCATTCGCCCTGGTCACCTTCCTGACCATCGTCGTTGGCGAGCTCACACCCAAGGCCATCGCCCTCACCAAGCCCGAGCCGACCGCCCTGCGCGTTGCCCAGCCGATGCTGGGCGCGATGTGGCTCTTCCGCCCGCTGATCTGGCTGCTGAACAGCGCCGCTGGCGTCCTGGTTCGGGCCCTCGGAGTCCGTCCGGCCCCCGAGGCCGAGGGCGCCCACTCCGTCCAGGAACTCAAGATGCTGGTGACCGCTAGCGCGGAAAGCGGGGTCGTCGAGGACGAAGAGGAGGTGATGCTGCACGCCGTCTTCGACTTTGGAGACACTCTGGTCCGGCAGGTGATGGTGCCGCGTACCGAGGTCGTGGCAGTCCCAGCGCTTGCCAACACTCAGGAGCTCCTGGGCGTGGCGCTCGAGCATCCATTCTCCAAGTTCCCCGTTTTCGAGGGAGACCTCGACCACGTCGTGGGCGTGCTCCACATCCGGGACCTGCTGCGCAGCCAGCTATCCGAGGACGTCTCGGCTCAATCGGCGCAATCGCTGATGCGCGAGGCGATCTTCATCCCCGAAACGGCCCGGGTCAGTCAGCTGCTGAGGCGATTCCGCGCCCGCCGCCAGCATCTGGCCATCGTGCTGGATGAGTACGGCGGAACTGCCGGGGTGGTTGCCCTGGAGGACCTGCTCGAGGAGATCGTGGGCGATGTCCAGGGGCCGTTTGACAAGGAGCTAGAGATCCTACTCCAGGCCGATGGCTCAGCCTGGATTGATGGCCTGACTCTGACGGAGGAGGTCAACGAACGCTTTGACCTGCAGCTCGAAGATCCTCACTACGATACGATCGCCGGCTACATGCTCGGGCGTCTCGGCCGAATGGCCAAACTCGGAGACGCCATTCAAGTCGGAGGCGCCAAGCTCGAGGTCCGTCAAATGGACGGCCTGCGCATCGCCCAGGTGCGCCTGAGCGGCAGCGGAAGCCCTTCCCCCGAACCTAGCCCCGGATCCTGACCCACCCGATGTACGCCGAGGTCGCCGTCAACCTGCCGCCGGTCCGGGGCACCTTCCACTACCACCTGCCTCCAGACTTGGAGGCCCGCCTGCAGCCTGGACACCTGGTGATTGTCTCGTTCGGCCAGCAGCGAGTCCAGGGAGTTGTGCTGCGCCTTCTAGAGCAGGCAGAAGTACCGGAAACCAAGCCGGTGCTCGAGCTTGTTGAAGATGCCCCGGTGCTGACCGCCACCCAGCTGGCTCTCGCCCGCTGGATCAGCCAGACCAGCCTCACCCCGTTGATCGAGTGCCTGACACTGATGGTCCCCCCCGGGCTGGCACAGCGCGCCGACACCGAGTATCGCCTGACCGCTGCCGAGACGCCGGCCAAGACCGAGGCGGAAGCCCGCCTGGTGGGGCTGCTGGCGCGGCGCGGCCCGCTGCGTGGGCGCCAGATCGACCGTCTGCTCCCGCGGCAGGAATGGCGCAGGTCGGCCGAGCACCTCGTGCGCCGCGGGGGCCTGCAGCGAACGCCGGTACTGGATCCGCCGAAGGTTCGCCCCAAGCGGGTCCGCAACGCCCGCCTGGCGCAACCGCCCCACGAAACGCTGCCGCCGGAGCTTGCACTCGGCCGGCCCGGCTCGGCGGCGGAAGCACGCCGCCGCCGGATGCTGGAGGTCCTGGTCCGCGAACGCGAGCCCGTCGAGACGTTCTGGTTGTACGCCGAGAGCGGCGGCACGCTCGCAGACCTGCATGCCCTGGAGGAACGCGGCCTGGTGGTGCTGAGCGAGGCCGAAGTCTGGCGTGATCCACTGGCAGGCATATCCTTCGTCGCCGCCCAGGCGCCGCAGCTCACCTCCGATCAAACCGCCGCCTGGGAGAGGATCCTTCCCCATCTCGACCGCGTGCCTGGTTCGGCCCCGCTTCCCGTGCTACTCCACGGCGTCACCGGCTCCGGCAAGACGGAGATCTACCTGCGCGCCGTCGAAGCCACGCTGGCTGCCGGTCGGCAGGCGATTGTCCTGGTGCCCGAGATCGCCCTCACGCCGCAAACCGTTCGGCGATTTCTGGCGCGCTTTCCAGGCCAGGTCGGACTCATCCACTCCCAGCTTAGCAGCGGAGAGCGGTATGACACGTGGCGGCGCTGCCGGCAGGGGGCACTCCCGGTGGTCGTCGGTCCCCGCAGCGCCCTGTTCGTCCCGCTGCCCTCCATCGGCTTGATCGTCGTCGATGAGTGTCACGACGAGTCCTACAAGGAACAGGCAACCGCCCCGCGCTACCACGGGCGAGAGACGGCTATGGCCTACGCCCGGCTGCTCGGGGCGGCCTGCATTTTGGGCAGTGCCACTCCGGACCTCGACACCTACTTCAAGGCCGCGGCCCAACAGCTCGAGTTGGTGACCCTGCCGCAGCGGATCCTCGGACATCGCCGGGTTCTCGACGCACAGCGCCGGCGCTTGGGAGCGGGCGGGCGCTACAAGCCCGCCGAAGCCGACGCCGAGTACGCCGATCTCCCGCCGGTGACCCTGGTCGATATGCGCAAGGAACTGCGAGAAGGCAACACGTCTTTGTTCAGCCGGGATCTCATTCGGGCCTTGCACGCGACCCTCGACGCTCAGCAGCAGGCTATCCTCTTCCTCAATCGCAGAGGCACGGCGACCCACATGTTCTGCCGGGATTGCGGTTGGGTCCTGCGCTGCCCTCGCTGCGATGTCCCTATGGCCTACCACAGCCAACCGGGAGAGGCCCGCTGCCACCGCTGCGGCTATCGACGCTCGACCGCGAAGGTGTGCCCGAACTGCGGCGGAGATCGGGTGCGCCACTTCGGGGCGGGAACTCAGCAGGTGCAGGCCGAGGTCGAGCGGCTGTTCCCTCGGGCACAAACCCTGCGCTGGGACCGGGATACCGCCCACGCTCCCGAACAGCACCTGGTGATCTTGGATCATTTCATCGACCACCGGGCCGATGTGCTGGTTGGAACGCAAATGATCGCCAAGGGCCTCGATCTGCCCCTGGTCACGCTTGTTGGCGTTGTCTTGGCCGACACGGGTTTGAACCTGCCGGACTTCCGTGCGGCTGAGCGCACCTTCCAGGTCCTCAGCCAGGTCGCCGGTCGGGCAGGCCGCAGCCCGCTGGGCGGTCGCGTGATCCTTCAAACCTATCAGCCTGAGCACTACGCCTTGCAGGCCGCTGCCCGCCACGACTACGCCGGCTTCTACCGGCAGGAACTGGAGAAGCGCCGCGATCTAGGGTATCCCCCTTACCGACGCCTCGTCCGCCTGGTCTACGCCCACACCTCGTCGCAGGCGGCTGAGCGGGCAGCCATCGAGATGGGGCGGCGTTTGCAGGCCAGGCTGCAGGCGGCCGGGGGATCAACCGAATTGATCGGGCCCGCTCCATGCTTCTTCGAGCGTGTCGGGGGAAGGTACCGCTGGCAGGTGATCCTGCGGGGGCAGCGACCGCTTGACGCCCTGCAGGGACCCTTGCCCGAGGGCTGGCAGATCGACGTCGATCCGGTGTCGCTTCTGTGAGCGCGCCCGGCGGATCGCGGGCGAAGCTGCCGCCGAACAAAAAATCCGCCGCCACCAGGGGCGTGCGGAGGACGGCGGACCAGTCGTTTGGGGCGCCGGCCGGCACCGCAAGGGGCCGGACTGCGAGCTACCCCACGTAAGATCGAGTATTGTCTGCCGACGCGGGTCCGGGTGGCGGCTTCAATTTCATGCTAGCACACTGCCCGCGGCGCCACAAGTGACAGGGCTCCTACGCCTCCGGGGTCGGGGAAGCCAGAGCCGCCCCCTCAAACCGCCGCCTGCACGCCTCCATATAGCTTCTCGCGCACGGCCAGCACCTTCCGGCGCAGGCCATCGTCGGTCTCCAGCAGGTCGCCGATCTTGTCGCAGGCGTACAGCACGGTGGTGTGATCCCGGCCACCGAGCGTGGCCCCGATCTTCGGGAACGAGGCATGAGTCTCGGAGCGGATCAGATACATCGCCACCTGGCGTGGCAGGGCCACGTCCTTAGACCGATTGCGGCTGATCAACGTCGCTTCGCTCACGCCGAACTGCTCGGCCACGGCCGAGAGGATCCTTTCCGCCGTCAAGGCACCGCCGCGCGGCAGCAGGTCGACCAGGGCCGTATCCACCAACTCCGGCGTCAGGCTGGCTCCGCTCAGCTGGGCGTAGGCAACGACGCGGGTCAGAGCCCCCTCTAACTCCCGGATGTTGCTCTGCACCCGGCGGGCGATCTGCTCCAGCAGGGCGGGTTCGACGTCTTGCCCTGCCCGCTCCGCCTTGGAGCGCAGGATGGCAACTCGGGTCTCCAAGTCCGGCGGCTGGATGTCCACCGTCAGGCCCCACTCGAAGCGGGATCGCAGCCGCTCCTCCAGGGTGACCATCGCCTTGGGCGGCCGGTCGGACGAGATGACCAACTGCTTCTCCTGTCCGTGCAGCGCATTGAACGTGTGGAAGAACTCCTCCTGGGTGGCTTCTTTGCCGGCGATGAACTGGATATCGTCGATCAGCAACACGTCGCTGCGCCGATAGCGCTCGCGGAAGCTATCGGTGGTG
This genomic interval from Anaerolineales bacterium contains the following:
- a CDS encoding DUF6391 domain-containing protein, whose protein sequence is MIRTLLLHLLHSLDRVRRNHALEHATLQLLNRSHPQALLIGRSDRKGFLLYGAVPIEAAGLAVFGALQRLRAGEARLAIHPNCGTNLITSATLATLATALALGGARGTRQRLERMPLAILASLAALLIARPAGRLAQRYLTTQADIGGLQVLSIERLARPGPVIHRVRTSG
- the holA gene encoding DNA polymerase III subunit delta, translated to MAKPKPTVYLLYGDDRLAMQETVGRLRAQLGDPVSAELNFQRFNARSLDLPGLEAACLAMPFLASRRIVVLENAEALKNSGDAMKRLILWLPQLPATTALVFLTDVALDKRDADSEFRSASRLHKWIVEHPDSAYAKAFPLPRGDAFERWLGDRARLHGAELSPAGARLLAEFTAGDPLSADLELAKLADYVDRQRPIAPEDIETLSPYQAQTDIFAMVDAMGNRDSPAALRHLDRILAKEDARYVFPMVVRQFRLILLAHDANVVGVPPHEALRTHPFVARKASAQARNFSRPDLVRIYHHLVEIDLNSKSGREDLAPALHGLVAGLAG
- the amrB gene encoding AmmeMemoRadiSam system protein B translates to MSSQAETDVRPSPIAGTWYPDDPTILARTIDSLLAAATNPPLPGTVVGVIAPHAGHRYSGAVAAHAFRCLEAERPEVVAVVSPLHTPHPARLLTTTHQSFWTPLGTIPVAQDLLGRLAELLLADSAIRLETVAHDSEHSLEIELPFLQRALRQPFRLLPLMVREQSPRVAEAVGRALATVLSGTPAVLVGSTDLSHFFPADVARRLDAEMLTRIAAFDPVAVMAAEDEGVGFACGRASAAAVLWAARQMGADCARILRYGTSGDVTRDQSSVVGYAAAAIYRSTG
- the dnaA gene encoding chromosomal replication initiator protein DnaA; protein product: MNPEQLWHAAQGQIQVEMPRASYDTWVRDAELLAYEDGEFIVGVRNAYARDWLQSRLLSTVKRILSGMAGRTVEVRFIVWQDDLIGEERMPPTTAAPSLPIEEPSRHLNTRYTFETFVVGPSNRLAHAAAQAVSESPARAYNPLFLYGGVGLGKTHLLHAMGIACRQRGLQVLYVSSEEFTNDLINAIRSHTTDSFRERYRRSDVLLIDDIQFIAGKEATQEEFFHTFNALHGQEKQLVISSDRPPKAMVTLEERLRSRFEWGLTVDIQPPDLETRVAILRSKAERAGQDVEPALLEQIARRVQSNIRELEGALTRVVAYAQLSGASLTPELVDTALVDLLPRGGALTAERILSAVAEQFGVSEATLISRNRSKDVALPRQVAMYLIRSETHASFPKIGATLGGRDHTTVLYACDKIGDLLETDDGLRRKVLAVREKLYGGVQAAV
- the priA gene encoding primosomal protein N'; the encoded protein is MYAEVAVNLPPVRGTFHYHLPPDLEARLQPGHLVIVSFGQQRVQGVVLRLLEQAEVPETKPVLELVEDAPVLTATQLALARWISQTSLTPLIECLTLMVPPGLAQRADTEYRLTAAETPAKTEAEARLVGLLARRGPLRGRQIDRLLPRQEWRRSAEHLVRRGGLQRTPVLDPPKVRPKRVRNARLAQPPHETLPPELALGRPGSAAEARRRRMLEVLVREREPVETFWLYAESGGTLADLHALEERGLVVLSEAEVWRDPLAGISFVAAQAPQLTSDQTAAWERILPHLDRVPGSAPLPVLLHGVTGSGKTEIYLRAVEATLAAGRQAIVLVPEIALTPQTVRRFLARFPGQVGLIHSQLSSGERYDTWRRCRQGALPVVVGPRSALFVPLPSIGLIVVDECHDESYKEQATAPRYHGRETAMAYARLLGAACILGSATPDLDTYFKAAAQQLELVTLPQRILGHRRVLDAQRRRLGAGGRYKPAEADAEYADLPPVTLVDMRKELREGNTSLFSRDLIRALHATLDAQQQAILFLNRRGTATHMFCRDCGWVLRCPRCDVPMAYHSQPGEARCHRCGYRRSTAKVCPNCGGDRVRHFGAGTQQVQAEVERLFPRAQTLRWDRDTAHAPEQHLVILDHFIDHRADVLVGTQMIAKGLDLPLVTLVGVVLADTGLNLPDFRAAERTFQVLSQVAGRAGRSPLGGRVILQTYQPEHYALQAAARHDYAGFYRQELEKRRDLGYPPYRRLVRLVYAHTSSQAAERAAIEMGRRLQARLQAAGGSTELIGPAPCFFERVGGRYRWQVILRGQRPLDALQGPLPEGWQIDVDPVSLL
- a CDS encoding hemolysin family protein, whose translation is MPTQLTQDILQLALVALLLIVNGFFVAAEIAFVSIRRTRVAELADQGEKRAHWLQKAAQHPERFLAAVQLGVTMASLALGWVAQPALAGLLSPLRALLPDSVDDALAHSLSAAAAFALVTFLTIVVGELTPKAIALTKPEPTALRVAQPMLGAMWLFRPLIWLLNSAAGVLVRALGVRPAPEAEGAHSVQELKMLVTASAESGVVEDEEEVMLHAVFDFGDTLVRQVMVPRTEVVAVPALANTQELLGVALEHPFSKFPVFEGDLDHVVGVLHIRDLLRSQLSEDVSAQSAQSLMREAIFIPETARVSQLLRRFRARRQHLAIVLDEYGGTAGVVALEDLLEEIVGDVQGPFDKELEILLQADGSAWIDGLTLTEEVNERFDLQLEDPHYDTIAGYMLGRLGRMAKLGDAIQVGGAKLEVRQMDGLRIAQVRLSGSGSPSPEPSPGS